One Alphaproteobacteria bacterium genomic window carries:
- a CDS encoding c-type cytochrome, giving the protein MNFLKVALFSLVVIGFFAGYSNWGIPQIEPAAPPVEEVLDLGAMTMDDFIALGGKIYNGKGTCTLCHNAVGGRAPMLDTAAGLVAERLKDARYKGEASDAEGYLLESLVNPSAFVVAGFGKKGTADAESPMPDVSGGSVGLSEVELAAVVAFLQDLGGTDVTVEIPSGAQASDESGDEEGEPRAAYASIEELIAEQSCGACHKVAGEEGDVGPDLNGIGAKYDRDYLRRSILDPNADIGQGFEADTMPAEYGTTLYAQELEMLIDYLAKLK; this is encoded by the coding sequence ATGAACTTCCTCAAGGTGGCCCTCTTCTCGCTGGTCGTCATCGGCTTTTTCGCGGGCTATTCCAACTGGGGCATCCCGCAGATCGAGCCGGCGGCGCCGCCGGTGGAAGAAGTGCTCGATCTGGGCGCCATGACCATGGACGACTTCATCGCGCTGGGCGGCAAGATCTACAACGGCAAGGGCACCTGCACGCTCTGCCACAATGCCGTCGGCGGCCGGGCGCCCATGCTCGATACCGCCGCCGGCCTGGTTGCCGAACGCCTCAAGGACGCCCGCTACAAGGGCGAGGCCAGCGACGCCGAGGGCTATCTGCTGGAATCGCTGGTCAATCCCTCGGCCTTCGTGGTGGCGGGCTTCGGCAAGAAGGGGACAGCCGATGCCGAAAGCCCGATGCCCGACGTCTCGGGCGGCTCGGTGGGCTTGAGCGAGGTCGAACTGGCGGCCGTGGTGGCCTTCCTGCAGGATCTCGGCGGCACCGATGTGACGGTGGAGATCCCCTCGGGCGCCCAGGCCTCCGACGAAAGCGGCGACGAGGAGGGCGAGCCCCGGGCGGCCTACGCCTCGATCGAGGAACTGATCGCCGAGCAGTCCTGCGGCGCCTGCCACAAGGTGGCCGGCGAGGAAGGCGACGTTGGTCCGGACCTCAACGGCATCGGCGCCAAGTACGATCGCGACTACCTGCGCCGTTCCATCCTCGATCCCAATGCCGACATCGGCCAGGGCTTCGAGGCCGACACCATGCCGGCGGAATACGGCACCACCCTCTATGCCCAGGAACTCGAAATGCTGATCGACTACCTGGCCAAACTGAAATGA
- a CDS encoding cytochrome c has protein sequence MKIPRLLLSVITVLVFYAAFEVVFGLILGQPIPASLMTMYMFFVVAGVFMTFTFTEEGGREMVAPIKALVEDPSKRMVRNVVFVIVPLLAGGLTYWQMQPSFEAPLELRSIHPAPPSSAKIYGKRYDLLTLENPLRKFEKEDPEKFRELVAAGATVYIENCQYCHGDKLDGQGPYAQGLNPVPLNFQDIGTIAQLQESYLFWRIATGGPGLPSEASPWLSSMPVWQSFLKEEEIWQVILFLYDYTGHRPRSWEHE, from the coding sequence ATGAAAATTCCCAGGCTCCTGCTGTCGGTCATCACCGTCCTGGTCTTCTACGCCGCCTTCGAGGTGGTCTTCGGGCTGATCCTCGGGCAGCCCATCCCGGCCAGCCTGATGACCATGTACATGTTCTTCGTGGTTGCCGGCGTCTTCATGACGTTTACCTTCACCGAGGAAGGCGGCCGCGAGATGGTGGCGCCGATCAAGGCGCTGGTCGAGGATCCCTCCAAACGCATGGTGCGCAACGTCGTCTTCGTCATCGTGCCGCTGCTGGCCGGTGGCCTGACGTATTGGCAGATGCAGCCCTCCTTCGAGGCGCCGCTGGAGCTGCGTTCGATCCATCCGGCACCGCCCTCGAGCGCCAAGATCTACGGCAAGCGCTACGATCTGCTGACGCTGGAGAACCCGTTGCGCAAGTTCGAGAAGGAGGATCCCGAGAAGTTCCGCGAATTGGTGGCGGCGGGCGCCACGGTCTACATCGAGAACTGCCAGTACTGCCACGGCGACAAGCTCGATGGCCAGGGGCCCTACGCCCAGGGCCTCAATCCGGTGCCGCTCAACTTCCAGGACATCGGCACCATCGCCCAGCTTCAGGAATCCTACCTCTTTTGGCGCATTGCCACGGGCGGGCCGGGCCTGCCCAGCGAAGCCTCGCCCTGGCTCTCGTCGATGCCGGTGTGGCAGAGCTTCCTCAAGGAAGAAGAAATCTGGCAGGTCATCCTTTTCCTTTACGACTACACCGGCCACCGGCCGCGCTCATGGGAGCATGAATGA
- a CDS encoding c-type cytochrome, producing MAAVTMDKVLRALGAGIVLAALSAGAALAVPGNAEKGEKVYQFRCLACHGDEGDGLGPAAERLNPPPRDFTLGIYKIKTSAFDEDAPNDDDIFRMIKDGMPGTAMPGWSDVLSEQDMWDLVAYLKVFAEIEEAPEGQIDYGKQIESSADSIARGREIFLDGERCSECHGREGRGDGIKKLKDDNGARTWPRNLTKAWTYRADNSAKEIFRRVTVGIPGTQMPAFADPKSKKKLSIEERWHVANYVASLAKTVEVVNPSKTVIVAAKLEGALPAKVDDPKWAEAAPVTFMLVPQIIAEDRFFTPAHDSITARAFYNDEAIAMLLEWDDRTKSLPGDDKAAQIADEELSSDMVAVQLPVTIPISQEKPYFLMGDKSHPVNFWRWSSGGKEASQGVELMNATGPYEFAERDAAKTGLTASGSYKDGTWRVVMTRPLRTDDAEGDLQFEEGRFIPVAFANWDGSNSESETSHTLTTWYWLLLEPPTGTRPLITALIVVLLLAAAEIWWARSARGSDA from the coding sequence ATGGCTGCGGTGACGATGGATAAAGTGCTGCGGGCGCTGGGCGCCGGTATCGTGCTGGCCGCTCTTTCGGCGGGTGCCGCCCTGGCCGTGCCGGGCAATGCCGAGAAGGGCGAAAAGGTCTACCAGTTCCGCTGCCTGGCCTGCCACGGCGACGAAGGCGACGGCCTGGGCCCGGCTGCCGAGCGCCTCAACCCGCCGCCTCGGGACTTTACGCTGGGGATTTATAAGATCAAGACCAGCGCCTTTGACGAAGACGCGCCCAACGACGACGACATCTTCCGCATGATCAAGGACGGCATGCCCGGAACCGCCATGCCGGGCTGGTCGGACGTGCTCAGCGAGCAGGACATGTGGGACCTGGTGGCCTATCTCAAGGTCTTCGCCGAGATCGAGGAGGCGCCGGAGGGCCAGATCGACTACGGCAAGCAGATCGAAAGCTCGGCCGACAGCATCGCCCGTGGGCGTGAAATTTTCCTCGATGGCGAGCGCTGCTCCGAATGCCACGGCCGTGAAGGCCGCGGTGACGGCATCAAGAAGCTCAAGGACGACAACGGCGCCCGCACCTGGCCCAGGAACCTCACCAAGGCCTGGACCTATCGCGCCGACAACAGCGCCAAGGAGATCTTCCGCCGCGTCACGGTGGGTATTCCCGGCACCCAGATGCCGGCCTTCGCCGATCCCAAGTCGAAAAAGAAACTGAGCATCGAGGAACGCTGGCACGTGGCCAACTATGTGGCCTCGCTGGCCAAGACGGTGGAGGTCGTCAATCCCTCCAAGACGGTGATCGTGGCGGCCAAGCTCGAGGGCGCGCTGCCGGCCAAGGTCGACGACCCGAAATGGGCCGAGGCGGCGCCCGTGACCTTCATGCTGGTGCCCCAGATCATCGCCGAGGACAGGTTCTTCACGCCGGCCCACGACAGCATCACCGCCCGCGCCTTCTATAACGACGAAGCGATCGCCATGCTGCTGGAATGGGACGACCGCACCAAGTCCTTGCCCGGGGACGACAAGGCGGCCCAGATCGCGGACGAGGAGCTGAGCTCCGACATGGTGGCCGTGCAACTGCCGGTGACGATTCCCATAAGCCAGGAGAAGCCCTATTTCCTGATGGGCGACAAATCCCATCCCGTGAACTTCTGGCGCTGGTCCAGCGGCGGCAAGGAGGCGTCCCAGGGCGTCGAGTTGATGAACGCCACCGGGCCCTACGAGTTCGCCGAACGCGACGCCGCCAAGACTGGTCTCACGGCCAGCGGCAGCTACAAGGACGGCACCTGGCGGGTAGTCATGACCCGGCCCTTGCGCACCGATGATGCCGAGGGCGACCTGCAGTTCGAGGAGGGCCGCTTCATCCCCGTGGCCTTCGCCAACTGGGACGGCTCCAACAGCGAAAGCGAAACCAGCCACACCCTGACGACCTGGTACTGGCTGCTGCTCGAGCCGCCGACGGGGACGCGGCCCCTGATCACGGCCCTGATCGTAGTGCTGCTGCTGGCGGCGGCCGAGATCTGGTGGGCGCGTAGCGCCCGTGGGTCCGATGCATGA
- a CDS encoding universal stress protein, with product MTAPASSQPALQDGAQASPPDTAPVSFKRFIVALDASDHANRALAEALRLSATAEGEITGIHAYAAALHDRRFRQMEGGLPERYLDEEEMSYQRDVHDDLITRGLDIISDSYHDQAEAACETAGLPYARLSPEGKNASRIVEALEAGGHDVLAMGALGLGAVPGSLIGTVCERVVRRSPIDVLVVRDVERAIGEGPVVVGLDGSPQSFGALLTGFEMARRLGVELHAVAAYDPYYHYVAFNRIAGVLSDEAGKVFRFKEQEQLHEELIDEGIAKIYQSHLEVASRTAKDAGVELVTKLLDGKPFKAIEAYVREVGASLLMLGKTGIHGDAMIDIGGNTENLLRLAPCHVWIGQASHVPALDIVAAESISWSHEAEALLNRAPEFARGMARQAVIRFAHARGNTYITSDLVEQVAAKMMPGRGQAEAAAASPETVWSAAAEAELAKLDDANQAAGVRLRAEKRARREGAAEVGAEHVRAFVEAPAAATLPWAAAALARLTRVPEAMRDRTRARIEEVAREQGATEVTLAICELGLEEARKAMHEAMVKGGHTKTVEDD from the coding sequence ATGACTGCACCCGCGTCCAGCCAGCCAGCGCTGCAGGACGGTGCCCAGGCGTCGCCGCCCGACACGGCGCCGGTTTCCTTCAAGCGCTTCATCGTCGCCCTCGATGCTTCCGACCATGCCAACCGGGCGCTGGCCGAAGCGCTACGCCTCTCGGCCACGGCCGAGGGTGAGATCACCGGCATCCACGCCTATGCCGCGGCGCTGCATGACCGGCGCTTTCGCCAGATGGAAGGCGGCCTGCCCGAGCGCTACCTCGACGAAGAGGAAATGTCCTACCAGCGCGACGTCCACGACGACCTGATTACGCGCGGTCTCGACATCATCTCCGACAGCTACCACGACCAGGCCGAGGCCGCCTGCGAGACGGCCGGGCTGCCTTATGCCCGCCTCAGCCCCGAAGGCAAGAACGCGAGCCGCATCGTCGAAGCCCTCGAGGCCGGGGGCCACGACGTGCTGGCCATGGGTGCGCTGGGCCTGGGAGCGGTGCCGGGCAGCCTGATCGGCACCGTCTGCGAGCGCGTGGTGCGGCGCTCGCCGATCGATGTGCTCGTCGTTCGCGATGTCGAACGGGCCATCGGCGAGGGGCCGGTGGTGGTCGGCCTGGATGGCTCGCCACAGTCCTTCGGGGCGCTGCTCACGGGCTTCGAGATGGCCCGCCGGCTCGGCGTCGAGCTGCATGCCGTGGCGGCCTACGACCCCTACTACCACTACGTCGCCTTCAACCGCATCGCCGGCGTGCTCAGCGACGAAGCCGGCAAGGTCTTTCGCTTCAAGGAACAAGAACAGCTGCACGAGGAACTGATCGACGAGGGCATCGCCAAGATCTATCAGTCCCACCTCGAGGTGGCGTCGCGCACGGCCAAGGATGCCGGCGTCGAGCTCGTCACCAAGCTCCTGGACGGCAAGCCCTTCAAGGCCATCGAGGCCTATGTCCGTGAGGTCGGCGCCAGCCTGCTGATGCTGGGCAAGACCGGCATCCACGGCGACGCCATGATCGATATCGGCGGCAACACCGAAAACCTCTTGCGTCTCGCGCCCTGCCACGTCTGGATCGGCCAGGCCAGCCACGTGCCGGCGCTGGATATCGTCGCCGCCGAAAGCATCAGCTGGAGCCATGAGGCCGAGGCGCTGCTCAACCGCGCCCCCGAATTCGCCCGTGGCATGGCCCGCCAGGCGGTGATCCGCTTTGCCCATGCCCGGGGCAACACCTACATCACGTCGGATCTGGTCGAGCAGGTGGCGGCCAAGATGATGCCCGGCCGGGGCCAGGCGGAGGCGGCCGCGGCCAGCCCGGAAACGGTCTGGAGCGCCGCCGCCGAAGCCGAGCTGGCCAAGCTCGATGATGCCAACCAGGCCGCCGGTGTTCGCCTGCGGGCGGAAAAGCGGGCTCGCCGCGAGGGCGCGGCCGAGGTTGGCGCCGAGCACGTGCGGGCCTTTGTCGAGGCGCCGGCCGCGGCCACGCTGCCTTGGGCCGCGGCGGCGCTGGCCCGGCTGACCAGGGTGCCCGAGGCCATGCGCGATCGCACCCGGGCGCGCATCGAAGAGGTGGCGCGCGAGCAGGGCGCCACCGAGGTCACGCTGGCGATCTGCGAGCTGGGCCTCGAAGAGGCCCGCAAGGCCATGCACGAGGCCATGGTCAAAGGCGGTCACACCAAGACGGTCGAAGACGATTGA
- a CDS encoding radical SAM protein: MNAQAHIAEPPFLVALNLTRRCNLACAHCYLDAGTRSDGTAGEMGTAEVTALLVDIAALDDETMVVLTGGEPLLRRDIEDIARHGADLGLMVVLGSNGTLLDGPRVASLAAAGVRGVGISLDSLDPAYHDGFRGRPGAWEQAMNGIDACRRSGLGFQIHFSATEENAAELDDMIAFAKSSGALVLNVFFLVCTGRGERFSGISVKTYDRVLERLTEAAHDDTGPLVRAKCAPHFRRLAIELDPAWAITPMHGYEAGGCLAGSRYCRVTPEGEVTPCPYIEEPAGSLSQTSFAEIWQGAELFARLRQPELGGRCGVCEYRRVCGGCRARPAARDGDLMGEDFLCGYQPRGGAVIEPLVLAESALDWSREAEQRLRRVPAFLRRMVRRRAEVFVRGEGRQQVEADDLQTLARRRFGEAGPPRPEFDGERREL, translated from the coding sequence ATGAACGCCCAGGCCCATATCGCCGAACCTCCCTTCCTGGTTGCCCTCAACCTGACGCGGCGGTGCAACCTGGCCTGCGCGCACTGCTACCTCGATGCCGGTACCCGGAGTGACGGGACGGCCGGCGAGATGGGCACGGCCGAGGTAACGGCGCTGCTCGTCGACATCGCGGCGCTGGACGACGAGACCATGGTGGTACTGACCGGCGGCGAGCCGCTGCTGCGCCGCGATATCGAGGATATCGCCCGCCATGGCGCCGATCTCGGCCTGATGGTGGTGCTGGGCTCCAATGGCACGCTGCTCGATGGTCCTCGCGTGGCATCGTTGGCGGCGGCCGGCGTGCGCGGCGTTGGCATCAGCCTCGATTCCCTCGACCCGGCCTACCACGACGGCTTCCGCGGCCGGCCCGGAGCCTGGGAGCAGGCCATGAACGGCATCGACGCCTGCCGCCGGAGCGGGCTCGGATTCCAGATCCACTTCTCGGCCACCGAGGAGAACGCGGCCGAGCTCGACGACATGATCGCCTTCGCCAAAAGTTCCGGGGCGCTGGTGCTGAACGTTTTTTTTCTCGTCTGCACCGGTCGCGGCGAGCGTTTCTCGGGCATCTCGGTGAAAACCTACGACCGGGTGCTGGAACGCCTGACGGAGGCCGCCCACGACGATACGGGACCCCTGGTGCGGGCCAAGTGCGCGCCCCATTTCCGCCGCCTGGCGATCGAGCTCGATCCGGCCTGGGCGATCACGCCGATGCACGGCTACGAGGCCGGTGGCTGTTTGGCCGGCAGCCGTTATTGCCGAGTCACCCCCGAGGGCGAGGTGACGCCGTGCCCCTACATCGAAGAGCCGGCGGGATCGCTCAGCCAGACAAGTTTCGCCGAGATTTGGCAGGGTGCCGAGCTCTTCGCCCGGCTGCGCCAGCCTGAGCTCGGCGGGCGTTGCGGCGTTTGCGAATACCGCCGTGTCTGTGGCGGCTGCCGGGCCCGGCCGGCGGCCCGCGACGGCGACCTGATGGGCGAGGATTTCCTTTGCGGCTACCAGCCCCGGGGCGGTGCCGTGATCGAGCCCCTGGTGCTGGCCGAGAGCGCTCTCGACTGGTCGCGCGAGGCGGAGCAGCGCTTGCGGCGCGTGCCCGCCTTCCTGCGCCGCATGGTGCGCCGCCGGGC